A region of Solibacillus isronensis DNA encodes the following proteins:
- a CDS encoding YjcG family protein yields MKYGIVAFPSKKLQDLANTYRKRYDPHYALITPHITLKDAFDANESEIGEISKHLQEVASRFAPLQIHASRISSFYPTTNAIYFRVEPTPQLENIQKVIQEKINFGAPKHVFVPHITIAQKMSASEHDDIHGQLRMVGVDEKDSIDRFHLLYQLEDGSWTTYETYKLTGAE; encoded by the coding sequence TTGAAATACGGTATTGTTGCTTTTCCATCTAAAAAATTACAAGATTTAGCGAACACTTATCGCAAACGCTATGACCCGCATTATGCTTTAATCACACCTCATATTACGCTCAAAGATGCGTTTGACGCGAATGAATCTGAAATCGGGGAAATCTCCAAGCATTTGCAGGAAGTGGCATCAAGGTTTGCACCTTTACAAATTCACGCCTCTCGAATCAGTTCATTTTATCCGACGACGAATGCCATTTACTTCCGAGTTGAGCCAACACCGCAGTTGGAAAATATTCAAAAAGTAATTCAGGAAAAAATCAATTTTGGTGCGCCAAAGCACGTATTTGTGCCGCATATTACAATTGCACAAAAAATGAGCGCTTCCGAGCATGATGATATTCACGGTCAATTGCGTATGGTTGGAGTAGATGAAAAAGATTCAATCGATCGTTTCCACTTGCTTTACCAATTGGAAGACGGCTCATGGACAACTTATGAAACATACAAATTGACTGGAGCTGAGTAA
- the spoVAE gene encoding stage V sporulation protein AE, giving the protein MSTIGFTFLVAFVVGGLICVIGQLLMDVGKLTPGHTLSILVVVGAILDGLNLYEALINFAGAGATIPITSFGNSLTHGAMAEAEKHGWIGLLTGMFEVTSSGISAAILFGFIAALIFKPKGKVD; this is encoded by the coding sequence GTGAGTACAATCGGCTTTACATTTTTAGTGGCATTTGTCGTTGGTGGTTTAATTTGTGTAATTGGTCAGTTATTAATGGATGTAGGAAAGCTGACACCTGGTCATACATTATCCATTTTAGTAGTAGTAGGAGCAATTTTAGATGGACTTAATTTATATGAGGCCTTAATAAATTTTGCAGGTGCCGGTGCGACAATTCCGATTACTTCGTTCGGGAACTCATTGACACATGGAGCGATGGCTGAAGCTGAAAAACACGGCTGGATTGGCCTGCTGACAGGTATGTTCGAGGTGACGAGCTCCGGAATTAGCGCTGCGATATTGTTTGGTTTTATCGCGGCATTAATATTTAAGCCTAAAGGAAAAGTAGATTAG
- a CDS encoding thermonuclease family protein — protein MKLKDVKTLITSGTIIIAVGLYLAFSEPKKDTEQTTSPEITDQNIEYKLTTDIAMDKTGNQLIDVKYLNANDGDTFNVEMDGKKERVRLLMIDTPEMNYNKGEPMPYAEKAKERTIELLEQAESVQLLFDKGPETDKYDRLLAYAFVDGVSLHEILLSEGLAAVRYVNKPNDTLEDELLEIQQQAEQEEVNIWAHDNYLQRDGFHPEEVTK, from the coding sequence ATGAAATTAAAAGATGTAAAAACGCTAATTACGAGTGGTACTATTATAATTGCAGTAGGTTTATACCTAGCATTTAGTGAACCTAAAAAAGATACGGAGCAAACAACATCTCCTGAAATTACGGACCAAAATATAGAATACAAACTTACAACTGATATTGCGATGGACAAAACAGGCAATCAGTTAATCGATGTGAAATATTTGAATGCCAATGATGGCGATACATTCAATGTCGAAATGGACGGTAAAAAAGAGCGTGTACGTCTTCTTATGATTGACACACCTGAAATGAACTATAACAAAGGCGAACCTATGCCATACGCAGAAAAGGCAAAGGAGCGTACGATCGAACTGCTGGAACAGGCGGAATCAGTTCAACTTTTGTTTGATAAAGGCCCTGAGACAGATAAATATGATCGATTATTGGCCTATGCTTTTGTAGACGGTGTTAGTTTACATGAAATTTTACTAAGTGAAGGTCTGGCAGCAGTGCGGTATGTCAATAAACCGAATGATACTCTGGAAGATGAGCTTTTGGAAATTCAACAACAAGCTGAACAAGAAGAAGTGAACATTTGGGCTCATGACAACTATTTGCAGCGTGATGGTTTCCATCCGGAAGAAGTAACCAAGTAA
- a CDS encoding stage V sporulation protein AD produces the protein MVIVFKSKPSILSSGVVVGPLEKRSVFQTYFDKISTDERLQEASNEKGNAMLISEACQTILKKSNLNNLDINYLLGGDLVNQMTPTNFAARELAVSFIGLFSACATSVSSIVIASLLTELGASDFSIAGASSQHNSVERQFRYPVDYGGQKPATAQWTVTAAGFVLVGKHQPKLPYVEAATIGKVIDYGATDPFHMGGAMAPAAFDTIQAHLKKRSQTVQDYDVIMTGDLGKIGLKILIAMFAQSGVKKEDLSRFRDAGAEFYGEDTAFLAGASGAGCSAAVYSGYMMEQFKSGRYKRVLLVATGALLSPLSFQQGESIPCTAHAIEIGMG, from the coding sequence GTGGTAATTGTTTTTAAATCAAAGCCATCCATTCTTTCCTCTGGTGTTGTAGTGGGACCTTTGGAAAAGCGAAGTGTATTCCAAACGTATTTTGACAAAATTTCGACCGACGAACGTTTGCAAGAAGCTTCGAACGAAAAAGGGAATGCTATGCTTATTTCTGAAGCATGTCAGACTATTTTAAAAAAATCAAACTTGAATAATTTGGATATTAATTATTTATTGGGCGGGGATTTAGTTAATCAAATGACACCTACGAACTTTGCAGCTCGGGAACTGGCTGTTTCGTTCATCGGTCTTTTTTCTGCCTGTGCAACATCTGTCTCTTCTATAGTTATTGCTTCATTATTGACGGAACTGGGTGCCAGTGATTTTTCTATTGCCGGTGCTTCAAGCCAGCATAACTCGGTTGAACGCCAGTTTCGCTATCCGGTTGATTATGGAGGTCAAAAGCCTGCAACTGCTCAGTGGACTGTAACTGCAGCTGGTTTTGTACTAGTTGGTAAGCATCAGCCGAAGCTTCCGTATGTAGAAGCCGCAACAATCGGAAAAGTGATTGATTACGGAGCAACAGATCCATTTCATATGGGTGGCGCAATGGCGCCGGCAGCATTTGATACGATTCAGGCACATTTAAAAAAGCGTTCGCAGACAGTGCAGGATTACGATGTCATTATGACGGGTGATTTAGGAAAAATCGGTTTGAAAATTTTAATTGCAATGTTTGCCCAAAGCGGTGTAAAAAAAGAAGATTTATCAAGATTTCGTGATGCCGGTGCAGAATTTTACGGTGAAGATACAGCATTTTTGGCAGGCGCGAGTGGTGCGGGCTGTTCTGCTGCAGTCTACAGCGGCTATATGATGGAACAGTTTAAAAGTGGGCGTTACAAGCGCGTATTATTAGTGGCAACAGGAGCACTATTATCGCCGCTTTCATTTCAACAAGGCGAGTCAATTCCGTGCACAGCACATGCAATTGAAATCGGGATGGGGTGA
- a CDS encoding YjcZ family sporulation protein, with the protein MSGYGWQQQGWQQGGCDYGCSPGYGGNNSMTFVLIVVLFILLIIVGSAFI; encoded by the coding sequence ATGTCTGGATATGGTTGGCAGCAGCAAGGTTGGCAACAGGGTGGTTGTGATTATGGTTGTTCCCCAGGCTATGGCGGTAATAACAGTATGACATTCGTATTGATCGTTGTACTATTTATTTTACTTATTATCGTAGGTAGCGCATTTATTTAA
- a CDS encoding GNAT family N-acetyltransferase: MFEVKLVTTDEDREHAFALRKEVFVKEQGVPLSLELDEYDETAVHFLVNEGENSIATARLREVEPKVGKVERVCVLNNYRGKRLGALIMEAVEQYAKNAAFEKLKLNAQSYAVPFYEKLEYAVTSPEFMDAGIPHRAMEKKI; this comes from the coding sequence GTGTTTGAAGTAAAACTAGTTACAACTGACGAAGACCGCGAACATGCATTTGCGCTACGTAAAGAAGTGTTCGTCAAAGAGCAAGGAGTTCCACTAAGTCTGGAATTAGATGAGTACGATGAGACAGCCGTTCATTTCTTAGTAAATGAAGGTGAAAATTCAATTGCTACAGCACGGCTTCGGGAAGTTGAACCGAAAGTCGGAAAAGTTGAACGTGTTTGTGTATTGAACAACTATCGCGGTAAACGACTTGGCGCATTAATTATGGAAGCTGTTGAACAATACGCAAAGAATGCAGCTTTTGAAAAGCTTAAGTTGAATGCCCAAAGTTATGCAGTTCCTTTCTATGAGAAACTGGAATACGCTGTTACTTCCCCGGAATTTATGGATGCCGGCATTCCGCATCGCGCTATGGAGAAGAAAATCTAA
- the aroQ gene encoding type II 3-dehydroquinate dehydratase, which produces MTKILMLHGVNHNMFGKRDPEHYGTITLEEINQTIQELANELNVEVENFQTNHEGEFVEKIHEAYLSGVDAIVLNAGAWTHYSYAIRDALDIFTGPTVEIHMSNIHARESFREKSVFADIVTGQISGFGKESYLLGIRAAVQAINK; this is translated from the coding sequence ATGACAAAAATTTTAATGTTGCATGGTGTTAACCACAACATGTTCGGAAAACGTGATCCTGAACATTATGGAACGATCACTTTAGAGGAAATTAATCAAACGATTCAGGAACTGGCAAACGAGCTGAATGTTGAAGTGGAAAATTTCCAGACAAACCACGAAGGTGAATTTGTGGAGAAAATTCATGAAGCGTACCTTTCCGGCGTTGACGCAATTGTTCTAAATGCTGGTGCCTGGACCCACTACAGTTATGCAATTCGAGATGCTTTAGATATTTTTACAGGTCCAACCGTTGAAATACATATGTCCAATATTCATGCACGTGAAAGTTTCCGTGAAAAATCTGTGTTTGCGGATATTGTGACAGGTCAAATCTCTGGTTTTGGCAAAGAAAGCTATTTGCTGGGCATTCGAGCAGCAGTACAAGCAATCAACAAATAA
- a CDS encoding stage VI sporulation protein F: MDRSFFKKVERKTGVDFDEIMTLANALTYADFSDEKQVRKIVKKVSRLANKPITSELEDKIVQSIIQDGKSLDFSKIEKMMR, from the coding sequence ATGGATCGTTCGTTTTTTAAAAAAGTGGAGCGCAAAACCGGCGTTGATTTCGATGAAATTATGACGCTTGCAAATGCATTAACATATGCAGATTTCTCGGATGAAAAACAAGTTCGAAAAATCGTGAAAAAAGTGAGCCGTCTCGCAAATAAACCGATTACGAGTGAACTTGAAGACAAAATTGTCCAATCAATCATTCAAGACGGTAAATCTTTGGATTTTTCGAAAATCGAGAAAATGATGAGGTAA
- a CDS encoding alpha/beta hydrolase: MERGTVKDVTFFSNALNEELELLIYIPANYSPLYEYNILIASDGKDYFQLGGIPRLADELIDGYLIENTIIVGVPYKNYEDRKRKYTPAGDQFEAYMRFLAHELVPYLDDEFSTTQVGGGRALIGDSMAATISLMTAFHYPNIFGKAILQSPYVDELVLQGVKDAKNVNILSLYHIIGLQEDQVALKDGTVKDLLTPNRELHQLFVQHGIDTFYEEFNGNHTWTYWKPDLKRALIEIFG; this comes from the coding sequence TTGGAGAGAGGCACAGTAAAAGATGTTACTTTTTTTAGCAATGCATTAAATGAAGAGTTAGAATTACTAATTTATATTCCAGCGAATTATTCTCCATTATATGAATATAACATTTTAATCGCATCCGATGGTAAAGATTATTTTCAGCTAGGGGGCATTCCGCGTCTAGCAGATGAACTGATCGATGGCTATTTAATTGAAAATACAATTATTGTTGGTGTGCCATACAAAAACTATGAAGATCGAAAGAGAAAATATACACCAGCAGGAGATCAATTTGAAGCGTATATGCGGTTTTTGGCACATGAGCTCGTGCCTTATTTAGATGATGAATTTTCAACTACACAAGTCGGCGGTGGGCGTGCATTAATAGGTGATTCTATGGCTGCAACCATTTCATTAATGACTGCATTCCATTATCCAAATATTTTCGGTAAAGCTATTTTACAATCACCTTATGTAGATGAGCTTGTATTGCAGGGTGTTAAGGATGCGAAAAATGTCAATATTCTTTCGTTGTACCATATTATCGGCCTCCAGGAAGATCAAGTGGCATTAAAGGATGGTACGGTAAAAGATCTGTTAACACCGAACCGTGAGCTGCATCAACTGTTCGTTCAACATGGTATTGATACATTCTATGAAGAATTCAATGGAAATCATACATGGACTTATTGGAAACCTGATCTAAAACGTGCACTAATTGAAATTTTCGGATAA
- a CDS encoding phosphatidylglycerophosphatase A family protein, whose amino-acid sequence MHNKNIRVHSDEVTKATYDALERRHVTIEDIAEIVFTMQSPYNEGLTIEHCIQSVVRVLNKREVQHAVLVGIELDELAEKRLLSAPLQAIIEADEGLFGVDETLALGSVFTYGSIAVTTFGHLDKQKIGIIEKLDTKAGESVNTFLDDLVGSIAACAASRLAHRMRDLEEEGGTFADIPPVELGPNPKTNTDI is encoded by the coding sequence ATGCATAATAAAAATATTCGTGTACACTCAGACGAAGTAACAAAAGCTACGTATGACGCGTTGGAACGTCGTCATGTAACAATTGAAGATATTGCTGAAATCGTGTTTACGATGCAATCACCATATAATGAAGGATTAACGATCGAACACTGTATTCAATCGGTTGTTCGTGTTTTAAATAAACGTGAAGTGCAACATGCTGTACTAGTCGGAATTGAGCTGGATGAACTGGCTGAAAAAAGATTATTGTCGGCACCGCTTCAAGCAATTATCGAGGCAGATGAAGGGCTGTTTGGTGTTGATGAAACGCTGGCACTAGGCTCAGTATTTACGTATGGAAGTATTGCCGTAACAACTTTCGGCCATTTGGATAAGCAAAAAATCGGGATTATTGAAAAGCTTGATACAAAAGCGGGCGAATCAGTAAATACATTTTTAGACGATCTAGTTGGAAGCATAGCAGCTTGTGCAGCTTCACGATTGGCACACCGTATGCGCGATTTAGAAGAAGAAGGCGGTACATTCGCGGATATTCCACCAGTAGAATTAGGACCAAATCCTAAGACAAACACGGACATTTAG